CGTAGACGAAGAaaagtattaatttaattttattaaacgTGCTTATcagtagattttattttaaagttagtAGAGATGCTACAATATTGACTCTCGAGTTTCTTCTAGACTTCTATATATGTCGACCAGTCTTGACCTTCATTTTCCTCATCTGTGATATCTGTATAAACAATAATTCGTCTTCTTGAGATTACAGTAATTTGAAGTAGAAAAAAGAtcaagaccaaaaaaaaagtttttataaagAACGTTAACAAACATTTAAATTGGAgtaaaaactacaaaatatgaTTAGTCTTTCTAAATAGTTTTTATAACGAACGTTAACAAATTGGAgtaaaaactacaaaatatgaTTCATCTTTCTAAACTAAATAGCCATTAATTCACATAATAGCTTCTGGCCCATGGGCCAAGGTATAGGTTATTTATCTTGACCCTCAAGATAAGCCGACACCTTCACCTTCGAGATAAACCCTAAAACTTCATTCCAAACTAATTTAGCTCAGAAATTTCTACCTAATGTCTTCCCACTCAAGTTCTTCAGCCGCCACGAGCGGCAAAGATCCACCGCATAATAATAAGATGCCGGCGACAGAACCGATATCCATCTGGTCGCTTCCTGATGATCTGCTTCTAGACTGCTTAGCCCGCGTCTCTAGACTGCACTATCACATTCTCTCCAGCGTCTCCAAACGTTTCCGATCCATCATTGCCTCACCGGAGCTTTACCAAGCCCGGGCTCGCCTTAACCGTACCGAGAAGAGGATCTATTTTTACCTAAGCTACCGTATTGATCCCGCAACAGATTGGTACACTCTAAGACGTCGAAACATAGCCAAAGGGCCAAACGTCGGCTATTATGCGGAGACAGTTCCGTCTCCAAAATGGTTGCATCCTGCGCAGTCGTCGACACTCGTAGCGGTTGGATCCGATATTTACAAGATTGGTGGCGGTGACCATTTCACACCCAAACTATCGAAGCGTAACTGTTGTTATGGTTTCTCTGTCCTTGATTGTCGCACTCACACGTGGCGCCAGGCTCCCAGCATGTGCATGGAGCGGGACGCATCCGCCACAGCGACATTGTTTAAGGGGAAGATATATGTAGCCGGAGGTTGTGACAAAAAGTATGTCGGTTGCCCTAACTGGGTCGAAGTCTTTGATCCAAAGACACAAACGTGGGGATCCGTGACGAACCCTCATGTTTTCGAGCAGCGCGGTGAGTTTATTAGTAATGAGAACTTTGTAGCCAAAAGCTTGTTACTCGAAGGGAAACTCTACATGTTTGGGAATGACTCTGCTGCGGTGGTTTACAATCCCGAGAAAAATAGATGGTCAGCGTTAGGAAAGGACATGTGTAGTATGTTTCAAGCGGTGAGAGAGTGTCATTGCGTGATAGACGATGT
The sequence above is drawn from the Raphanus sativus cultivar WK10039 chromosome 7, ASM80110v3, whole genome shotgun sequence genome and encodes:
- the LOC108816724 gene encoding putative F-box/kelch-repeat protein At1g61540 produces the protein MSSHSSSSAATSGKDPPHNNKMPATEPISIWSLPDDLLLDCLARVSRLHYHILSSVSKRFRSIIASPELYQARARLNRTEKRIYFYLSYRIDPATDWYTLRRRNIAKGPNVGYYAETVPSPKWLHPAQSSTLVAVGSDIYKIGGGDHFTPKLSKRNCCYGFSVLDCRTHTWRQAPSMCMERDASATATLFKGKIYVAGGCDKKYVGCPNWVEVFDPKTQTWGSVTNPHVFEQRGEFISNENFVAKSLLLEGKLYMFGNDSAAVVYNPEKNRWSALGKDMCSMFQAVRECHCVIDDVLFFWESGAFKWYDFKARLCKEVRGVKGLPDLCSSDPKFFKVAMVDLGGKMVFMWNTRTYWECNIWCAEITLERRHGDEMWGKVEWFDSVLSTDESCSSFYVVSASV